From the Leptolyngbya sp. O-77 genome, one window contains:
- a CDS encoding M61 family metallopeptidase, translating into MTATQFQPRTASPATVQLHYTVAMPQPETHLFEVTLRVSGWQADVLDLKMPVWTPGSYLIREYSRHVQDFAAASGLTWEKISKNHWRIHTAETSEITLKYRVFANELTVRTNHLDTTHGYFNGAALFFFVPGLERQPIRVTIMPPKPSWKIATTLPVVSGEENTFEAADFDALVDTPVEVGIHDRHEFSVLGKPHEWVIWGTGNYDAADLIQDTTRIVEVEAALFGGLPYERYLFLLHLSSQGYGGLEHKDSCTLNYGRFSFRAREKYNRFMQLVAHEFFHLWNVKRIRPKALEVFDYESENYTPSLLVLRRDDQLL; encoded by the coding sequence ATGACCGCCACCCAATTTCAGCCCCGCACCGCCAGCCCCGCCACGGTTCAGCTTCACTACACCGTCGCCATGCCCCAGCCCGAAACGCACCTGTTTGAGGTGACGCTGCGAGTATCCGGTTGGCAGGCAGACGTGCTGGATCTGAAAATGCCCGTGTGGACACCCGGCTCCTACTTGATTCGGGAATACTCGCGGCACGTGCAGGACTTTGCAGCGGCATCGGGATTGACATGGGAGAAGATCAGCAAAAATCACTGGCGAATTCATACAGCCGAAACGTCAGAGATCACGCTGAAATATCGCGTATTTGCCAATGAGCTGACCGTCCGCACGAATCATCTCGACACGACTCACGGATACTTTAACGGCGCGGCGCTGTTCTTCTTTGTGCCAGGGCTTGAGCGGCAGCCTATTCGAGTGACGATCATGCCGCCGAAGCCGTCCTGGAAAATCGCCACTACGCTGCCCGTCGTTTCGGGTGAGGAAAATACCTTTGAAGCGGCTGACTTTGATGCGCTGGTGGATACGCCCGTAGAGGTGGGCATCCACGATCGCCACGAATTTAGCGTGCTGGGCAAGCCCCACGAGTGGGTAATCTGGGGAACGGGGAACTACGACGCAGCAGATTTAATTCAAGACACCACGCGAATTGTGGAAGTAGAAGCCGCGCTATTCGGCGGGCTGCCCTACGAGCGCTATCTGTTTTTGCTGCATTTGTCGTCTCAGGGCTATGGCGGGCTGGAGCATAAAGACTCCTGCACCCTGAACTACGGACGTTTCAGCTTCCGAGCCAGGGAGAAATACAACCGCTTTATGCAGCTGGTGGCACACGAATTTTTCCATCTGTGGAACGTGAAGCGGATTCGTCCCAAGGCGCTGGAAGTGTTTGATTATGAATCGGAAAATTACACGCCGTCGCTTTTGGTTTTGCGAAGGGACGACCAGCTTTTATGA
- the accB gene encoding acetyl-CoA carboxylase biotin carboxyl carrier protein — MELNFNEIRELLALLNQTDLAEFTLKSSDFELILRKQSKESDRPVVVEPADTARFTPPPVAPVVPAAPPAPAIPSPPSPLATEKLVEITSPIVGTFYSAPAPDEPPFVNVGDRIRNGQTVCIIEAMKIMNEIEAEVSGEIVEILVKNGDSVEFGQALMRVNPG, encoded by the coding sequence GTGGAATTAAACTTTAATGAGATTCGTGAGCTTCTAGCTCTGCTAAATCAGACAGACTTGGCAGAGTTTACCTTAAAAAGCAGCGATTTTGAGCTGATTTTGCGGAAACAAAGCAAAGAGAGCGATCGCCCTGTTGTCGTCGAACCTGCTGACACGGCCCGCTTTACCCCACCCCCCGTTGCCCCCGTTGTGCCCGCCGCGCCCCCTGCCCCTGCGATTCCCTCACCCCCGTCCCCCCTGGCCACCGAAAAGCTGGTGGAGATTACCTCGCCGATTGTGGGCACGTTCTACAGCGCCCCTGCACCCGATGAGCCGCCGTTTGTGAATGTGGGCGATCGCATTCGCAATGGGCAGACGGTTTGCATTATTGAGGCGATGAAAATCATGAACGAAATCGAGGCTGAGGTGAGCGGCGAAATCGTCGAGATTTTGGTGAAAAATGGTGACTCAGTAGAGTTTGGTCAGGCGTTGATGCGGGTGAATCCTGGCTAG
- the cpdA gene encoding 3',5'-cyclic-AMP phosphodiesterase, with amino-acid sequence MPSSAGSPSAGLKIVQLTDTHLFADEQGEMKGCQTGRSLQTVLQAVAQRQPRPDLLLLTGDLSQDETEESYRVLLRLISPLGIPALWLPGNHDQAIALMEQVLSVFPAAPQKCLQQGGWNLILLNSSQWNEVSGRLSDDSLHWLDAQLRQFAHLPTLVALHHPPLAVGSAWMDAIGLQNREDLFAVLDQHPQVKLVVFGHIHQEFDQMRQGVRYLGTPSTCVQFSPNIDEFSIDSTRQPGFREITLYLDGRYETQVVRVERAASLV; translated from the coding sequence ATGCCATCCTCTGCGGGTTCGCCCTCTGCGGGCTTGAAGATTGTTCAACTGACCGACACGCACCTGTTTGCCGACGAGCAGGGTGAGATGAAGGGCTGCCAAACGGGGCGATCGCTCCAAACCGTGCTTCAGGCGGTGGCCCAGCGCCAGCCCCGACCCGACTTGCTGCTGCTGACGGGTGACCTGTCGCAGGATGAAACTGAGGAATCCTACCGAGTGTTGCTGCGGCTGATTTCGCCGCTGGGTATTCCGGCGCTGTGGCTACCGGGAAATCACGATCAGGCGATCGCCCTGATGGAGCAGGTGCTTTCGGTCTTCCCTGCCGCGCCCCAAAAGTGCCTGCAACAGGGCGGCTGGAACCTGATTTTGCTGAATTCTAGCCAGTGGAACGAAGTATCCGGGCGGCTCTCCGACGACAGCCTGCACTGGCTGGATGCTCAGTTGCGCCAGTTTGCCCATCTGCCGACGCTCGTGGCGCTGCACCATCCGCCGCTGGCCGTTGGCTCTGCCTGGATGGATGCTATCGGGCTGCAAAATCGGGAGGATTTGTTTGCAGTGCTGGATCAGCACCCTCAGGTGAAGCTGGTGGTGTTTGGGCATATTCACCAGGAATTTGATCAAATGCGGCAGGGCGTACGCTATTTGGGCACACCGTCTACTTGTGTCCAGTTTTCGCCAAATATCGACGAATTTTCGATCGACTCGACCCGTCAACCGGGGTTTCGAGAAATCACGCTCTATCTGGACGGACGCTACGAAACGCAGGTGGTGCGGGTGGAGCGGGCAGCCTCTCTGGTGTAG
- the gntT gene encoding guanitoxin biosynthesis MATE family efflux transporter GntT has product MRDSFWASFLRLASVNILSNLLVPLAGLLDVAFLGNLADIRHLAGVAIATVLFNYLYWTFGFLRMGTTGTTAQAVGRGDADEVLITGLRGGAIALVVGLGIVLLQLPLREIGFTLLSAAPEVKQAGRAYYNAMIWGAPATLLNLVWMGWFLGRGKGRAVLLLSAVSNGVNVVLNYWLIVRWGWASAGAGAATALSQYAMLGVALGLLSREVSGAQVRAVFPKIWNAAALKSLVLLNGNIVIRTFALITTFAVFTNLSAAMGTTVLAANTLLLQVVTLAAYFIDGLAFATETYAGQFHGGGQRDRLRALAELSGALSLGLGLAIALLFALRPQPLFRLLTHHADVLESVRQSVWWLLPLLGFGSIAYMLDGYFLGITAGNVLRNSSLLSSLLGFAPVAAIAWQTQSNPLLWLALTCFMAARMVTLGLALREADLERL; this is encoded by the coding sequence ATGCGTGATTCCTTCTGGGCCTCGTTTTTGCGGTTGGCCAGCGTGAATATTCTGTCAAACCTGCTGGTGCCGCTGGCGGGGCTGTTAGATGTGGCGTTTTTGGGCAATTTGGCTGATATTCGGCATCTGGCGGGCGTGGCGATCGCCACTGTCTTGTTCAACTACCTGTACTGGACCTTTGGCTTTTTGCGGATGGGCACAACGGGCACGACGGCGCAGGCGGTGGGCCGGGGCGATGCGGACGAAGTGCTGATAACGGGGCTGCGGGGTGGGGCGATCGCCCTGGTCGTGGGGCTGGGGATTGTGCTGCTGCAACTGCCGCTGCGAGAGATAGGCTTTACGCTGCTAAGCGCCGCACCGGAGGTAAAACAGGCCGGGCGAGCTTATTACAACGCGATGATTTGGGGGGCACCCGCGACGCTGCTCAATCTGGTGTGGATGGGCTGGTTTTTGGGACGGGGTAAGGGGCGGGCGGTGCTGCTGCTGTCGGCGGTGAGCAACGGTGTGAACGTGGTGCTGAACTACTGGCTGATTGTGCGGTGGGGCTGGGCCAGCGCGGGGGCCGGCGCGGCCACGGCCCTGAGCCAGTACGCCATGCTGGGGGTGGCGCTGGGTCTGCTAAGCCGCGAGGTGTCTGGGGCGCAGGTGCGGGCAGTGTTTCCCAAGATCTGGAACGCGGCGGCGCTAAAGTCCCTAGTTCTGCTGAACGGCAATATTGTGATTCGCACCTTTGCCCTGATTACCACCTTTGCGGTGTTTACTAACCTCAGCGCTGCGATGGGGACGACCGTGCTGGCGGCAAATACGCTGCTGCTCCAGGTGGTGACCCTGGCGGCCTACTTCATCGATGGACTCGCCTTTGCCACCGAAACCTACGCGGGCCAGTTTCACGGCGGCGGTCAGCGCGATCGCCTGCGGGCGTTGGCGGAACTCTCTGGAGCGCTGAGCCTGGGACTCGGACTGGCGATCGCCCTGCTGTTTGCCCTGCGGCCCCAGCCGCTATTTCGCCTGCTCACGCACCATGCCGACGTGCTGGAGAGCGTGCGCCAGTCGGTCTGGTGGCTGCTGCCGCTGCTGGGCTTTGGGTCGATCGCCTATATGCTCGACGGCTATTTTCTCGGCATCACGGCGGGAAACGTGCTGCGAAATTCATCGCTGCTCTCGTCGCTGCTGGGGTTTGCGCCAGTCGCGGCGATCGCCTGGCAAACCCAAAGCAACCCGCTGTTGTGGCTGGCGCTGACCTGCTTTATGGCGGCCCGCATGGTAACGCTGGGGCTGGCGCTGCGAGAGGCTGACCTAGAGCGTCTCTAA
- the efp gene encoding elongation factor P, whose protein sequence is MISSNDFRPGVSIVLDGSVWRVVEFLHVKPGKGSAFVRTKLKNAQTGNVVERTFRAGETVPQAILEKSVMQHTYKEGDDYVFMDMESYEEGRLTAAQIGDRVKYLKEGMEVNVVRWGDQVMEVELPNSVVLEIIETDPGVKGDTATGGTKPAIVETGAQVMVPLFIAKGERIKIDTRTDTYLGRETS, encoded by the coding sequence ATGATTTCCAGCAACGACTTTCGTCCGGGCGTGAGCATTGTCCTCGATGGTTCTGTATGGCGCGTGGTGGAATTTCTCCATGTGAAGCCTGGCAAAGGGTCGGCGTTTGTGCGGACGAAGCTGAAAAATGCCCAGACGGGCAACGTCGTGGAGCGTACCTTCCGTGCGGGGGAAACCGTGCCCCAAGCGATCCTAGAAAAGAGCGTGATGCAGCACACCTACAAAGAAGGTGATGATTACGTCTTTATGGACATGGAGAGCTACGAAGAAGGACGGCTGACGGCGGCGCAAATTGGCGATCGCGTCAAATATTTGAAAGAGGGCATGGAAGTGAACGTTGTCCGCTGGGGCGACCAGGTGATGGAAGTGGAACTGCCCAACTCCGTCGTTTTGGAAATTATCGAAACAGACCCCGGTGTGAAGGGCGACACCGCGACGGGAGGCACCAAGCCCGCCATTGTGGAGACGGGCGCTCAGGTGATGGTGCCGCTGTTTATTGCCAAGGGCGAGCGGATCAAGATTGACACCCGCACGGATACCTATCTGGGGCGGGAAACCTCGTGA
- a CDS encoding PDZ domain-containing protein, whose translation MGSKLYRRDANSNNNQISYYLKGEMVSLLLDLLIRAKHDNGRSLDDVMRLMWQRFGQDEIGFTPAELEGAIAAVADTDLSDFFHRYLHTTEELPFDDYLKPFGLCLQPDDVSNAPPSLGITARAENGKTLIQFIEMGAPAQQAGLDIGDELLALDGLRVSAEQLGDRLQNYRPGDTVQVTVFHQDELRTVPVTLDPPSPSNFKLMPLPSANDAQKALLRGWLGIDWETLCNIM comes from the coding sequence GTGGGATCAAAGCTCTATCGCCGCGATGCAAATAGCAACAATAACCAGATCTCCTATTATCTCAAGGGCGAAATGGTGTCGCTGCTGCTGGATTTGTTGATTCGCGCAAAACATGACAATGGGCGATCGCTCGATGATGTAATGCGGCTGATGTGGCAGCGGTTTGGGCAAGACGAAATCGGCTTTACACCAGCGGAACTGGAAGGGGCGATCGCCGCCGTGGCCGATACTGATCTCAGCGACTTTTTCCATCGCTATTTGCACACAACTGAAGAACTGCCGTTCGACGATTATTTGAAACCCTTTGGGCTGTGCCTGCAACCTGACGACGTAAGCAACGCTCCCCCTAGTCTGGGCATCACTGCCCGCGCCGAAAATGGCAAAACCCTGATTCAGTTTATTGAAATGGGCGCACCGGCTCAGCAAGCCGGCCTCGACATCGGCGATGAGCTACTAGCGCTGGACGGGCTGCGAGTGTCGGCAGAGCAGTTGGGCGATCGCCTGCAAAACTACCGACCTGGCGACACAGTGCAAGTCACCGTCTTCCACCAAGACGAACTCCGCACTGTTCCTGTCACTCTCGACCCGCCCTCCCCTAGCAACTTCAAGCTTATGCCCCTGCCGTCTGCCAACGATGCTCAAAAAGCGCTCCTGCGGGGCTGGCTGGGTATCGATTGGGAAACACTGTGTAACATCATGTAA
- a CDS encoding TerB family tellurite resistance protein, whose protein sequence is MPLQTPPPPSISPSQMTLLRVVAAMAWADGNLAEEEVDVMLDSFSGLFAADAPQKEELRKELRDYVMQNIPLEELIPKLQTIEERELVLRLGYAVINSSARTPDEELVNAEEAEAYQRLVNLLGFAPETVKRVEEEAIADLSQSEGLIERLTRHLGNFIGH, encoded by the coding sequence ATGCCGCTACAGACACCGCCGCCACCGTCCATCAGTCCCAGCCAAATGACGCTGCTCCGCGTTGTTGCAGCGATGGCTTGGGCCGATGGCAACCTCGCTGAAGAAGAAGTAGACGTGATGCTCGACAGCTTTAGCGGACTCTTTGCAGCCGATGCGCCCCAAAAAGAAGAACTGCGGAAGGAGTTGCGGGATTACGTCATGCAAAATATTCCGCTAGAGGAACTCATTCCCAAGCTGCAAACGATTGAGGAGCGGGAACTGGTGCTGCGCCTGGGCTATGCCGTGATCAACTCCAGCGCCCGCACACCTGATGAGGAACTCGTCAACGCTGAAGAAGCCGAAGCCTACCAGCGGCTGGTTAATCTACTGGGCTTTGCGCCAGAAACAGTGAAGCGCGTGGAAGAAGAGGCGATCGCCGACCTCTCACAAAGCGAAGGGCTGATCGAACGCCTCACCCGCCACTTGGGCAACTTCATCGGGCACTAA
- a CDS encoding DUF3007 family protein — protein MRRIDVILIGVGVFAAGGIVYVVLIRLGLTDLDAGIWTQAVLTIGLLGWLVTYLFRAVTQNMTYNQQLKDYEDAVLQKRLDAMTPEELAALQAELEQEKAADENAALDGKVSGDP, from the coding sequence ATGCGGCGAATTGACGTGATCTTGATTGGGGTGGGTGTGTTTGCGGCGGGTGGCATCGTCTATGTCGTGTTGATTCGCCTGGGATTAACCGACCTCGATGCGGGCATCTGGACGCAGGCGGTGCTGACCATCGGACTATTGGGCTGGCTGGTGACGTATCTGTTTCGCGCAGTCACCCAAAACATGACCTACAACCAGCAGCTTAAGGACTATGAAGATGCCGTGCTGCAAAAGCGACTGGATGCGATGACCCCGGAAGAATTGGCGGCGCTTCAGGCGGAGCTAGAGCAAGAAAAGGCGGCCGACGAAAACGCAGCGCTGGATGGTAAGGTATCTGGTGATCCTTAG
- a CDS encoding ABC1 kinase family protein: MLSQLVQTSSRQGEIAEVVLRHGWDYMRRLLSGGKLDEPKLPTPAVLRNILVDLGPVYVKLGQLLSTRPDLLPPDYIEALSTLQAKVPPVEWAEIEAVIRESVSCPVEDVFLAINPEPVAAGSIAQTHRATLKDGREVALKVQRPGLLSVVEQDIALIRAIASLVAQTEFGKLYDVVTLAEEFSQALRAELRFTQEATYTDQLRTNLGRSRWFDPAQLVVPQIIWEHTTDQLLVMEWLDGKPLLLAEFAHAEDERSEKRAIANLLLRAFFQQVCLDGFFHADPHPGNLFYLSDGRVALLDCGMVGRLDPRTQDILLELILAIVSLDAQRCAQLTLQLAPSEEPISLTRLETDYERLLRQYYSLNLGQINFSLLFYEVLQAARKNKIRVPGNLGLCAKAIANLEGVARTLDPEFNFSEQIRPLMTDLFRRKLVGDAPLPAFLRTLLDLKNLSLQSPRQVELLLDRVTSETLNWNLTVRELDTLRRTVDSSANRLSFSIVVGALIMGAAIITANAPVSRVVWISEALFAAASILGLWLIISILRSGRLR; this comes from the coding sequence ATGCTCTCTCAACTTGTCCAGACCAGTTCTCGTCAAGGCGAAATCGCTGAGGTTGTGCTGCGGCACGGGTGGGACTATATGCGGCGGCTGCTGTCGGGCGGCAAGCTAGACGAGCCAAAGCTGCCCACGCCTGCGGTGCTGCGAAATATTCTGGTAGACTTGGGCCCGGTGTATGTCAAGCTGGGGCAACTGCTGAGTACGCGCCCTGATCTGTTGCCGCCTGACTATATTGAGGCGCTCAGCACGCTCCAGGCCAAGGTTCCGCCTGTAGAGTGGGCAGAAATTGAAGCTGTGATTCGAGAATCGGTTTCCTGCCCTGTGGAAGATGTCTTTCTGGCGATTAACCCGGAACCTGTGGCAGCGGGGTCGATTGCTCAAACCCACCGGGCCACGCTCAAGGACGGCCGCGAGGTGGCGCTAAAGGTGCAGCGACCGGGGCTGCTGTCTGTGGTGGAGCAGGATATTGCCCTGATTCGGGCGATCGCCAGCTTGGTGGCCCAAACCGAATTTGGCAAGCTCTACGACGTGGTGACCCTGGCGGAAGAGTTTTCCCAGGCGTTGCGGGCTGAACTGCGCTTTACCCAGGAGGCGACCTATACGGACCAACTCCGCACCAACCTAGGCCGCAGCCGCTGGTTTGACCCAGCGCAACTGGTGGTGCCGCAGATTATCTGGGAGCATACGACAGACCAACTGCTGGTGATGGAGTGGCTGGATGGGAAGCCGCTGCTGCTGGCGGAGTTCGCCCACGCAGAAGACGAGCGATCCGAGAAACGGGCGATCGCCAACCTGTTACTCCGCGCCTTTTTCCAGCAGGTCTGCCTAGACGGTTTCTTCCATGCCGATCCACACCCCGGCAACCTGTTTTATCTCAGCGATGGGCGCGTGGCCCTGCTGGACTGTGGCATGGTGGGGCGGCTCGACCCACGCACGCAGGACATCTTGCTGGAGCTAATCTTGGCCATTGTCAGCCTGGATGCCCAGCGCTGCGCCCAGCTCACGCTGCAACTGGCCCCTTCAGAGGAGCCAATCAGCCTAACGCGGCTGGAAACAGACTATGAGCGGCTGCTGCGGCAGTATTACAGCCTAAACCTGGGCCAGATCAATTTCAGCCTGCTGTTTTATGAGGTGCTGCAAGCGGCGCGAAAGAACAAAATTCGCGTGCCGGGAAACCTGGGGCTATGTGCAAAGGCGATCGCCAATCTCGAAGGCGTTGCCCGCACCCTCGACCCCGAATTCAACTTTTCAGAACAAATTCGCCCGCTGATGACCGATCTGTTTCGCCGCAAGCTGGTGGGCGATGCGCCGCTGCCTGCCTTCTTGCGGACGCTGCTGGATCTGAAAAATCTGTCGCTGCAATCGCCCCGCCAGGTCGAACTGCTGCTCGACCGTGTCACCTCTGAAACGCTGAACTGGAACCTGACCGTGCGCGAACTGGACACCTTGCGCCGCACCGTCGATTCTTCTGCCAATCGGCTCTCTTTTAGCATTGTCGTGGGGGCGCTGATCATGGGCGCGGCGATTATCACCGCAAACGCCCCCGTCAGCCGCGTAGTGTGGATCAGCGAGGCGCTGTTTGCCGCCGCCAGCATCCTGGGGCTATGGCTAATTATCAGCATCCTGCGATCGGGGCGGCTGCGCTAA
- a CDS encoding DUF4079 family protein → MSVEDIATLLHPAIAVFFVFPLIGAVVYFAWQTRQRRLQLAAGDKSKIPPIVGPDHFKLGKWLSGSVVGITLLGMAQPIYKKLVLDSGNWAANSTRFYLILGFFIATIAALVFLYRAASLNPQTPRLWRGLFAMLTGAGLWIIGFQKFQAGDGNLYDLVFRRDFEWQVSHFYYGMIAAMLMIFSLAIAPDIYSRDQEKALTWRKIHTALNTIALLFFVGQALTGPRDLLEIPLSWQKSYVEQLYFQNCQTQPCQVQAAPVEEAPQEQSTP, encoded by the coding sequence ATGAGTGTTGAAGATATCGCTACGCTGCTGCATCCGGCGATCGCCGTTTTCTTTGTGTTTCCCTTGATTGGTGCGGTGGTGTACTTTGCCTGGCAAACCCGCCAGCGCCGCCTACAGCTTGCTGCCGGAGACAAGAGCAAGATTCCGCCCATCGTCGGCCCCGACCATTTCAAACTGGGCAAGTGGCTGAGTGGCTCTGTCGTGGGCATCACGCTGCTGGGCATGGCACAGCCGATTTACAAAAAGCTTGTGCTGGATAGTGGCAATTGGGCGGCGAATTCCACTCGGTTTTACCTGATTCTGGGGTTCTTCATCGCCACTATCGCCGCGCTGGTGTTTCTCTATCGCGCGGCCTCGCTGAATCCACAAACGCCCCGGCTCTGGCGAGGGCTGTTTGCCATGCTGACTGGCGCAGGCTTGTGGATTATCGGCTTCCAAAAGTTTCAGGCGGGCGACGGCAATTTGTATGATCTCGTCTTTCGGCGCGATTTTGAATGGCAGGTGTCGCATTTCTACTACGGTATGATTGCCGCCATGCTGATGATCTTCTCGCTGGCGATCGCCCCCGACATCTACAGCCGCGACCAGGAAAAAGCCCTGACTTGGCGCAAAATCCACACCGCGCTCAACACCATCGCGCTGCTGTTTTTTGTGGGGCAAGCCCTGACGGGCCCCCGCGACCTGCTAGAAATTCCCCTAAGCTGGCAAAAATCCTACGTCGAGCAGCTTTATTTCCAGAACTGCCAGACCCAGCCCTGTCAGGTGCAGGCTGCCCCTGTAGAAGAAGCACCCCAGGAACAATCGACTCCTTAA
- the trpA gene encoding tryptophan synthase subunit alpha — MKSVSDCMGALRDRAQCALIPFITAGDPDLDTTAKALQVLDRSGADLIELGVPYSDPLADGPVIQAAASRALQRGVKLEDVLELVKTVSPTLRAPIILFTYYNPILNRGIESFLKRAYESGARGLVVPDLPLEEMDSVLKPAADIGIEVTLLVAPTSPKERIQAIAQQAQGFIYLVSVTGVTGMRSQVGDRVQDLLLELRSVTDKPIGVGFGISEPSQARQVMEWGADAVIVGSAFVKRLAEGEPHQALESVETFCRSLKASLQEA, encoded by the coding sequence ATGAAGTCGGTTTCAGATTGCATGGGGGCATTGCGCGATCGCGCTCAGTGTGCGCTCATTCCATTTATTACAGCGGGCGATCCTGATTTGGACACCACAGCCAAGGCGCTACAAGTCCTGGATCGCAGCGGTGCAGATCTGATCGAACTCGGCGTGCCCTACTCCGATCCGCTGGCGGATGGCCCGGTTATCCAGGCAGCCGCCTCGCGGGCGCTCCAGCGCGGTGTGAAGCTAGAAGACGTGCTGGAACTGGTCAAAACCGTCAGCCCGACATTACGAGCGCCGATTATTCTCTTCACTTACTACAACCCGATTTTGAACCGGGGCATTGAGTCTTTCCTGAAACGGGCCTACGAGTCCGGTGCGCGGGGTCTGGTGGTGCCAGATTTGCCCCTAGAAGAGATGGACAGCGTGCTGAAACCTGCGGCAGACATTGGCATTGAGGTGACGCTGCTGGTTGCGCCGACCAGTCCTAAAGAGCGCATCCAGGCGATCGCCCAACAGGCCCAGGGCTTTATCTATCTGGTCAGCGTGACGGGGGTGACGGGAATGCGATCGCAGGTGGGCGATCGCGTGCAAGACCTGCTGCTAGAGCTACGCAGCGTTACGGATAAGCCCATCGGCGTTGGCTTTGGTATTTCAGAGCCGAGTCAAGCGCGGCAAGTCATGGAGTGGGGTGCAGATGCCGTCATCGTCGGCAGCGCCTTTGTCAAACGCTTGGCAGAGGGCGAACCGCATCAAGCCTTGGAATCTGTCGAAACCTTTTGTCGCAGCCTAAAGGCATCGCTGCAAGAGGCATAA
- a CDS encoding HhoA/HhoB/HtrA family serine endopeptidase, whose protein sequence is MKQSLIYLALMMMGAGAVVAGDRLLANQALAPVSTSTEEPLVSQVQAPAAVSAPSAAAAFASGGSNFIASAAERVGPAVVRIDSSRTVTRRVPEAFNDPFFRRFFGEEGLPPSSRVQQGIGSGVIIDASGLIITNAHVVDGADRVTVTLSDGRTFEGRVLGGDRVTDVAVVKIEGDRLPTAPLGNSDLLRPGEWAIAIGNPLGLNSTVTAGIISATGRSSAQVGIPDQRASFIQTDAAINPGNSGGPLLNERGEVIGINTAIRANAQGLGFAIPINTAKRIADQLIATGRVDHPYLGVQMVNLTPELKQNINDDPNSPIRVQEDRGVLVVRVQNNSPAARAGVRAGDVITKVGQQPVTASEQVQQVVENSRIGSPLPVEVRRNGQTISLSITPEPLPTQARN, encoded by the coding sequence ATGAAACAGTCTCTGATCTATCTGGCTCTGATGATGATGGGAGCTGGAGCGGTAGTAGCGGGCGATCGCCTCTTAGCCAACCAGGCCCTGGCTCCTGTTTCTACCTCTACAGAAGAACCCCTGGTCAGCCAAGTGCAGGCTCCGGCGGCGGTTTCTGCGCCCTCCGCTGCCGCGGCGTTTGCCTCTGGTGGGTCAAACTTTATTGCCAGCGCAGCCGAGCGAGTTGGCCCGGCCGTGGTGCGGATTGACTCCTCACGAACCGTGACCCGGCGCGTTCCCGAGGCGTTTAACGACCCCTTCTTCCGACGCTTCTTTGGCGAAGAAGGGCTGCCACCGTCTTCCCGCGTGCAGCAGGGCATCGGCTCCGGCGTAATCATCGACGCGAGCGGGCTAATCATTACCAATGCCCATGTGGTGGATGGCGCTGACCGGGTAACAGTCACCCTGAGCGACGGCCGCACCTTTGAGGGGCGGGTGTTGGGGGGCGATCGCGTCACTGATGTTGCCGTTGTCAAGATTGAGGGCGATCGTCTGCCGACTGCCCCACTGGGCAATTCTGATTTGCTGCGGCCGGGTGAATGGGCGATCGCCATTGGCAACCCACTGGGGCTAAACAGCACCGTTACCGCAGGCATCATCAGCGCCACGGGTCGCAGCAGCGCCCAAGTCGGCATTCCCGATCAGCGGGCTAGCTTTATTCAGACCGACGCAGCCATCAACCCCGGCAACTCTGGCGGGCCCCTGCTCAACGAGCGCGGCGAGGTGATCGGCATCAACACCGCCATCCGCGCCAACGCCCAAGGACTGGGCTTCGCGATTCCGATTAACACCGCCAAGCGCATTGCTGACCAGCTCATCGCCACGGGGCGGGTCGATCACCCCTATCTGGGCGTGCAGATGGTCAACCTGACCCCTGAATTGAAGCAAAACATCAACGACGACCCCAATAGCCCGATTCGGGTTCAGGAAGACCGAGGTGTGCTGGTAGTGCGCGTGCAAAACAACTCCCCTGCTGCCCGTGCAGGGGTTCGCGCTGGCGACGTGATTACCAAAGTGGGGCAGCAACCTGTCACCGCTTCGGAACAGGTGCAGCAGGTCGTAGAAAATAGCCGCATTGGCAGCCCGCTGCCAGTGGAAGTTCGCCGCAACGGGCAAACTATTAGCCTGAGTATCACGCCAGAACCACTGCCTACGCAGGCCAGGAACTAG
- a CDS encoding UBP-type zinc finger domain-containing protein — protein sequence MSCEHLNNLTLETLIPKANFPVFRCEECIRVNSQWVHLRICQTCGKMLCCDSSKHQHARRHYEETGHPVMSSAELGEDWLWCFVDEAAKEY from the coding sequence ATGTCCTGCGAACATCTGAACAATCTGACCCTTGAAACGCTGATTCCCAAGGCAAACTTCCCGGTCTTTCGCTGTGAAGAATGCATCCGAGTCAACAGCCAGTGGGTGCATCTGCGGATTTGCCAGACCTGCGGTAAGATGCTGTGCTGCGACTCATCAAAGCATCAGCACGCCCGCCGCCACTATGAAGAAACAGGGCATCCGGTCATGAGTTCGGCAGAGCTGGGCGAAGACTGGCTCTGGTGCTTTGTAGACGAAGCCGCAAAGGAGTATTGA